Proteins co-encoded in one Flavobacterium sp. M31R6 genomic window:
- a CDS encoding YchJ family protein, giving the protein MISKKCYCGSSESFESCCNLYISEVQKAPTALALMKSRYSAYATHQADYLLATTHSSERKYYSREEILHWATANKWQKLEIIAATENTVEFKAYFIDENNTNQVHHEFSTFKQENGSWYYVDGKFK; this is encoded by the coding sequence ATGATTTCTAAAAAATGTTATTGCGGTTCTTCGGAATCTTTTGAATCCTGCTGTAATCTTTATATTAGTGAAGTTCAAAAAGCCCCAACAGCTTTAGCACTAATGAAATCGAGATACTCTGCCTATGCCACACATCAGGCTGATTATTTATTGGCTACAACACACAGTTCCGAAAGAAAATATTATTCGCGAGAAGAAATTTTACATTGGGCGACAGCCAATAAATGGCAAAAACTCGAAATTATCGCGGCTACTGAAAACACGGTGGAATTCAAAGCGTATTTTATTGATGAAAACAATACCAATCAAGTGCATCATGAGTTTTCTACTTTCAAGCAGGAAAACGGCAGTTGGTATTATGTGGATGGGAAGTTTAAATAA